In Novosphingobium sp. RL4, the sequence CTGCGAAGCAGGACGCCGACAGTTTCATTCCGAACCTCGGATATAACAACACTGCGCTTTCGCCGGGCGGCGTGTTCGTGGACCCCCAGCTCGGCGCTACGACATTCAACCAGTCGTACCAGAAGGTCGACAACCGCAATCGCCAGTGGACCCAGGAACTGCGGATCCAGTCCGACTTCGACGGGCCGATTAATTTCAACGTCGGCGGTATCTATCTCGACTACAAGACCACCCAGGACTTCATTCTCGCTTCGACAGCTTTCACGGCGCGCTCCGAACAGCTCAACGCGCAAGGCGCGAATATCTATATCGACCCCAACCCTGATCCGGATGGTTCGGGACACAACTACCTGTTCAACAGGACGCCATATCGCCTGAAGGCGAAAGCGGCGTTCGGTGAAGTCTACTGGGATGCGACTGATAACCTGCGCGTGACCGGCGGCCTGCGCTATACGGATGACGACAAGACTTCGGACGTCATTCCTGTGGCTCTATTCACTCCAGGAAGCGGACTGGTCACGACCGAAGTGCAGCATGCACGATTCAAGGAGCTGACCGGGCGCTTCAACGTCGAGTGGAATCCCGAAATCTCGTTCACCGACAAGTCGATGTTCTATGCTTCGTATGCAAAGGGGTACAAGGGAGGGGGCTTCAATCCGGCCTCGTCGGTCAGCGTTGGCGGGGTTCAGCCCACGTACGCCCCCGAGTTTGTCAACGCCTACGAAATCGGAACGAAGAATACGCTCGCCGGCGGGAGTGTGATCCTGAACCTCACCGGGTTCTATTACGACTACGTCGACTATCAGGTCTCCAAGGTCGTTGCCCTCACGGTTGCCAACGAAAACATCGATGCAACCATCAAGGGGATCGAGTTCGAGACGATCGTGCAGCCGGTGCACGGCCTCCGACTCAACGCCAATGTCGGCCTGCTCGATACCTCGATCAAAAAGGGTTCGACGTCGATCGATCTCCTGAACCGTACCCAGGGAGATCCTTCGCTGACGTTCGTCAAGAACGGCAACGGTACGGGATGCGTTGCCAATACCAACGGCATTGCCGGTCTGCTGGGCGGCATCAATGCCGGTGCAATCCCTTCAGCCGCTTTGCTCGGAGTTTGCAGCGGAGCTTTCGCGTCGCAGGGTATCGTGGTGTCGGATGGCATTCCGGTTGATCTGAAGGGCAAGGAGCTTCCCGATGCTCCGAACTGGACGGTCTCGCTCGGCGCAGAGTACCGCTATGACGTGAACGATGACTGGTCGCTCACTCTGCGGGGTGACTACTACCGCCAGGGCAAGAGCTACGCTCGCATTTACAATGCCGAGATCGACCGCCTGAAAGGCTGGGACAACATCAATCTCTCGTTCGTTGCGGCCAGCGAGAAGCAGGATTTCTCGGCCCAGCTGTTCGTGCGCAACCTCGCGAACAAGACTGTCATCACGTCCACCACGACGAATACCGAGCTTTTCGGCATGACCAGCCAGCTCTACCTCAACGAACCCCGGACTTACGGCATCAGCCTGACCAAGTCCTTCTGAGCTAGGTTCGCGAAACCATAAGAGCAATCCCCGGCCGCCCGTATTCGTACGGGCGGCCAAACGGGGCCAAGAAACCACCTGAGTCCGCCTTCAACGGCAATTGGCCATTCTATTATCATGGGAAAAACTTCCCCTGTAAGGCTTCGAACGCCTCACCGGTATCGCTGGCGGTATCGGGCCGGGAGGTGCAGACTTCCGGATCATTCTTGGAGGTTCGCGTCTCGATGCATTTCAACGGCTTCGACCTTAATTTGTTGGTCGCGCTCGATGCGCTTCTGACGGAGCGGAATGTTACACGTGCCGCTGCGCGGCTTCACATTACCCAACCCGCGATGAGCAATGCGCTGCAGAGGTTGCGGCAGCGTCTGGACGACCCCATTCTCGAACGCTCCGGCCGGGAGCTGAAGCTCACTCCGGTTGCCGAGGCGCTGGTTCGGCCTTTGCAGGACCTGCTCAGCCGTACCGAGCAGCTGATCGGTCTTACCGACGGCTTCGACCCGAGCACCGCGACGCGCACGTTCCGCATCGCGATGTCGGATTACTGCGCCGCCGTTTTCATGCCTTTGCTCGTTCAAAAACTATCGGTCTCTGCTCCGCACATTCGGTGCGAGGCCGAAGCCCTCAATGACCAATCGTTTGAGCGGCTTACCGCTCGGAACCTTGATTTCTGTGTCACGGCGCAGGACCTTTTCCTGATGGGAGCAAGCGCTGACGGCAGCAAGGTAAGGCGGGCAGATCTCTTTCGGGACAGCTATGTGACGGCCACAAGCCCTGAGCATCCCGCAGTGAAGCATGGAATGGATGAGGCGACCTATCTTGCATATCCTCATGTGAGTTACCGCTCGGGGAGCGGTGTGCGTTCGTTGGAGGACCAGGCGAAGAGCACTCTCGGTCTCGACACGAAGATCGGGGCAGTCACCTCCGTACTGGTTGCCATGCCGCTGCTGGTTGCTGGAACGGATTACATCGCCACATTTCCGGCCCGCATCACCCAGGTTATCGGCGGTGCCAGGGGTTTCGTTCTGCACGAATGCCCGGTCGAAATTCCCGAGCTGGTCGAGACTTTGCTCTGGAACACGATGTCGGACATGGACCGCGGCCATGTCTGGATGCGCAACGCGATTGTCGAGACCGCGCAAATTCTGCAGAACTCAAAATCATCCGAGGCGGCTTAGCTCGATTGCCTTGATCCCTGTCAGTCATCGCCGTGCGATCGGGATCCTAGTGTCGCTTCAAGGCCAAACGGGGTGGTCGAGGCGACCTCGCTCGGGATCGCTCAACCCGTCGCGTTTCCCGCTTTCCGGACGGTGCCATTGGCTGGATCATCAGCGGAACCTATAGCTCCAATTCAGCGAAGAAATTTTACAACAAGGCCCTGAACACCGCACATCTCAGCTCAGATCCCACGGTTTCCCGCAACGCAGAAAAGGCGGCGGAGACCCCAATGAGTGGGCGGGGAGAGATGATGAAAAGCAGGTTCCTGATTTCGGTCGCGGCGTTCGCCGTTTTGCCTTTCAATCCAGCTGCAGCGCAATCTACCGGCGCCAGCAACCCGTCCGGCGCGACGGCGCAGGCCACGGGCGAGGAGGCGGTTCAACCGCCCCAAGCCGAGGGGCTCCAGGACATTGTTGTGACGGCCCAGCGCCGGTCCGAAAGCCTGCAGCGGGCGGCCATTGCCGTAACTTCGGTTGGAGGTGACGAGTTGCGCGCCGCATCTGTGGTCAGCCCCGTGCAGTTGACTGCCATTGTCCCCGCGCTGCAAATCGCTCCGTCCAACGGCAGCTTCAACTTCTACCTGCGCGGCGTTGGTAACGTGAACGGCAACCCGCTTTCGGAATCCGCGATCGCGTTCAATTACGCTGGTGTCTACATCGGTCGCCCTGCTTCCACCGCGGGATTCTTCTATGACATCGAGCGCGTCGAGGTCCTCAAGGGACCGCAGGGCACTCTCTATGGACGCAACGCCACGGGCGGTGCCATCAACGTCATTCCTAAAGCGCCGACGAACAGCCTCGAAGGCAGCTTCAGCCTGGAGCTGGGCAACTACGATACAGTCAATGCCCAGGGGGCGTTCAACATCCCCGTATCTGAAGGCGTGGCCTTGCGGGTCGCAGGTTTTACGGCCCGTCACGACGGATACATGCACGACGGTACCGATGATCAGGATGACGCCGGCGGGCGCGTCCAGCTTCGAATAGAGCCGGCGGACAACCTCAAGATCAATATCCTGGCAGACTACGTCCATCAGGGCGGAACGGGCGCCGGATCGACCCCGGTCGCGCTTGGTCTGGGCAACCGCGATGGGCTGAGTTCCGATGCGGGACAGGCATTCTACGAGAGCGTGCCCAATACGCTTGGAGGCCGCAATTTTTACGGAATTCCTCGCGTGCAGTACCAGAACAACACGTTTTACGGGGTTGCAGCGACCATCGATTGGAAGACCTCGCTCGGTACACTGACGCTGCTTCCCTCGTATCGGCATAGCAAGATCGACACTCAGAATTCGACGGTCGGCTTCCTGATTACTGAAAAGGATTCGACGAAAGAAAAGAGTCTTGAGGCCCGCTTTGCATCCGACCAGGCGCGATCGCTAAAAGTGCTGATCGGCGGATATTATTACGATGCCGACACGGACGTGCCGCTGTTTTTGGTCAACAATCAGTTCGATTACACCCGCCAGACGTACAAGACCGGGACGACCAGTCTCGCAGCGTTCGGGCGCGTGACGTATGACGTGACGCCGACGTTCCGGTTGAACGGCGGGCTTCGCTATACGCACGAGAAGAAGTACCTTGATGGCACGGACCTCATCCTGGATCGGATTTGTCTGGCCGGGATGGGTGGTTGCCCGGACGCTGAACCATTCGCCTTTGGAGACACCAGCGCACCCGATGTGACAATCGTAGACGGTGCGGTCATTCCGCAGATGCGCTCCGACGGCACATTGCAGGTCGGGACGCTCATCGATGTCAAGCGCAAGGCCAAGTTCGAGCGCGTTACTTGGCGGGCCGGAATGGAGTGGGACGCAGGCCCAAACAGCTTGCTTTACGCGAGCTACGAGACCGGCTTCAAATCGGGCGGATTCTTCTTCACGCACGACGAGGGCGTCTACAAGCCGGAGAACATCAAGGCCTGGACGATTGGTTCGAAGAACAGGTTCCTCTCCAATCGCCTCCAGGTGAACCTCGAAGGTTTCTGGTGGACTTACGCGAACCAGCAAATCAGCCATGTGGCTCTCGATTCCGCGGGTAGCGCTGTCCTGCCGACCGAAAATATCGGCAAGGCCACGATCCGCGGCGTGGAAGGCGAAATCCGGTTCCTCGCAACTCGAAACACGCTGCTTTCCGCCGATCTCCAGTACCTCGACGCGAAGTACAATGATTTCGTCTATTCGGTGCCAGACTTTGGCGCGCCGCCCAGCACGACCTGTCCTTCCACGCTCTCGGGCGTGAATTATTCGGTCGACTGTAGCGGCCGGCGCCCACCGCAGGCCCCAAAGTGGACAGTCAACCTGTCTGCCGAGCAGACCATCGACCTCACGAATGAGGGCAGGGTCGTCCTTTCGGGGCGGATGCACTACCAGTCGAAGACGCTCACATCGCTCGAGTTTCTGCCCGAAGAAGAGCAGAAGGCGTACGCGACATTCGACGCGGCTGCGACCTATCACGCCCCAGCCAACCGATACTTCGTCACGGCTTTCGTCAACAACCTAACCAACCGGACCGTGATGGCAGGATCCTTCCTGCCTCCTTTCAGCACGACGAGCTTCGCGGTCGGAATCCTGCGCCCGCCGCGGACGTACGGTGTGCGTCTGGGCTTCGACTTCTGAGCCCTATCGGGTCGCCTCGAATAACGTGGAGAGTTTTGTGGTAGTTCAAGCAGATGTTGTCGTAATCGGGGCTGGTCCCTCCGGGTTGACGGTTGCGGCGGAGGTCGCCGCGGTCGGCCATAGCGTGGTTGTGCTCGAACGGCGGACCGATGTGGTGGAATCGCGCGCCGGAACTCTGCTGCCTCGCGTGCTCGAGTTGTTCGACACGCGCGGCGTCGCAGAGCGCTTTATCCGCAAAGCCCGCGAAATTCGTCACTGGCCGTTCAATCCCTACCATATCTGGGCCGGGCTGCAGCCGGTGGATTGGCGGCTGATTGAGTCGCGCTATCCGTTCACCCTGCTGGTGCCGCAGAACTATACCGAGGAAGTGCTCCAGGAGTGGGCCCGCGAGGGCGGAGCCGACATCCGCATGGGGCATGAGGTCACGTCGATCGAAATGCACACCAATGGCGTTACGATTGGCGCTCGGACACCGTCAGGCGAGGCCGTGACGGTTGCGGCAAGATACGTCGTCGGCGCCGATGGCGCCCGCAGCACGGTCCGCAAATCCCTCGAGGTCCCTTTCGAAGGGCATGGCCCGACTTTTACGGGCATCATTGCCGACGCAATCATGGACTTCCCTTTCGAGGGCGGATTGAAGATGGTCGGCAACGAGTTGGGGTGGGGCAGCTGCTTTCCTTTCGGAAAGCGGATCGTTCGCTTCAGCATCGTTCACGCCGAAGGCCGCAGCACGCCGCGCGATGTGCCGGTCACTCTTGACGAGTTCAAACGCTGCATCACCGACATTTACGGCAGCGACCTGGGGTGTGAAGGGCTGGCGTGGGCTTCCCGCTACACAGACCAGATGCGGATCGTTCCCTCGCTTCGAAAGGGAAGGGCGTTCCTCGTCGGCGAATCCGCCCGCATTCACTACCCGGCAAGCGGCGTCGGCATGAATTTCTGCATCCAGGACGCATTCAACCTCGGTTGGAAGCTGTCGCACGTTCTTTCCGGGTATGCGGCGCCGGAACTGCTCGACACCTACAACGAGGAGCGCATGGCGGTTGCGCAGGAGTTGCTCCAGAGCGTCAAGCGGCAATGCGCGGTGCAATTCGATTTCTCGGAAGAAGGCATGGCGTACAAGCGCGACCTCGAAGCCCGCTTCCTTCCGCTACCCGAGATGAACCGTAAAGTGGGTCTCGAACTCAACGGGATCGGCGTGCCGTACCCGCGCTCAGCCGATGCGCATCCGACCGTTGGTCTTCGGGCAAAGGATCTCGATCTCGTTCTCCTCGATGGCACTGCATCGCGAGTCTACGAACAGCTCCACGCTCGGCAGTTTGTCCTCTTGGACCTGACAGGTGTTTCGATCACGAAGGGTCTCGATCATCTGCCGGCCAGCGTCCGGGTTGTTGAGGCCAAGGGCGTCCGACTTCCTGCTGATGAGCGAGATCTCCAGGCAATCTTGATCCGGCCTGATGGCTACGTGGCCTGGGCCAGCGATGCGCGTCCAACGGTTCAGGAAATGCGCGAGGCAATCGGCGCTGCCACCTTCGCTGCGGAACTCGTGTGATGGCGGAACGCACCATCATTCGAGGGGCAACTATCGTCTCGATGGACCCAACCATCGGCGATTTTCCCCGCGGCGATATCCTGGTCGAACATGGAAAGATCCGGGCGATCGGTTCAGACCTTGGCCCGATGGATGCGCAGGTGCTGGATGCGGACGGCATGATCGCGATGCCGGGTTTCGTCGATACGCACCGGCATATCTGGCAAAGCTGCATGCGCTACAGCTGCGTGGACTGCAGTGCTCAGGCCTATTTTGAAGACATGCTCTTTACGCGCGGTGGTGGGTATACGCCCGAAGATGTGCGGATCGGCACCTTGATGGGCACGCTTTCGGCCATCGAAAGCGGAATAACGACGCTGCTCGACTGGTCGCATATCCAGAACTCGCCCGAACATACGGACGCATCTATCGCGGCACTACGCGAATCCGGCATGCGGGCGGTCTTTGCACATGGTTGGCCATTGGTGGAGCCTGCCGCCTGGATGGTCGAGAGCGACCGGGCGCACCCGCAGGATATCGCGCGCTTGCGCCGCGACTATTTCGCTTCCGACGACGGTCTTGTCACGCTGGCGATGGCAGCGAGAGGGCCGGAGATGGCGTCGTCATCCGTCTGGAAGGCGGACCTCGAGCTGGCGCGTAGCCTGGGGATCCGATCGACGATCCACATGGGGGCTTTCCCGTTCAACGGCGAGAAATCGGCCATTGCAGAAATGCAACGTGCCGGCGCCCTGGGCGAGGATCTGACTTTCGTTCACTGCAATTGCAGCAGTGATGAAGAACTGACCATGATGGCTGATCACGGCATCACGGTGTCGCTCGGCATCAATGTCGAAATGAATGCTCAGGGCATCGGCGATATTCCGCTCGATCGGCTCCTCGCTCGCGGCATTCGGCCTAGTCTCAGCGGCGACACGGAAGCTTGCGGATGCGGTGACATGTTCACGCAGATGCGAGGCGCCCTCGGGCACTACCGCTCATGGATGGGCGGAGGCCATTCACGGGAAAAGAATGCTCCGGCCACCCTGGCCTCTCGAGACGTGCTCGAGTTTGCAACGATCGAGGGCGCGCGTGCAAACGGACTACTCTCCAAGGTCGGAACCCTTGCCGTCGGAAAATCGGCAGACATCATCCTGATCAATGCGCGGCACCTGAATCTTTTTCCGATGTCCGAGCCGGTTGCTACCGTGGTTGCCGGTGCGCACCCGGGCAACGTGGATACCGTCATGGTGGAAGGCCGGATTCTGAAGCGAGGCGGTGAGCTGGTAGGCTTCGATCTCGATGGTATTCGGCAGCAGGCCGCAGCGTCGCAGGAGCGCATCCTGGGGCGGGGCGTGGACGCATGACGCCGCTCGATCCCCAGCTTGCCGAAATTGCGGAGGCCGCTGCCAAGGCCGGGCCGTCGCTTCTGACGATGGATGTGAGCGAGGCTCGCGCGATCTTCTCGAATATTGCGTCCCACAGTCCTCGCTTTGAGTTCGCAGGGATGCAGGTTGACGATCGTTTGATCGCTGGTTCGGGAGGCGACCTTGCGGTCAGGATCTATCGGCCTGCAGAAATCGCCGGACAGGCGACCACGGTGTTTCTTCATGGCGGGGGCTACATTCTCGGCGGCCTCGATGAGATGGATAACGAGGCCCGGTTTCTGGCCGAGCAATCCAGTTCGGTCGTGGTCTCGGTTGACTACCGCCTTGCCCCTGAACACCGGCTCCCGGCCGCGCACAGCGATGCGGTGACGGCCGTACAATGGGCGAGGGCCCATGCCGAGGAACTGGGCGGAAGCGCGGCGTGCGTCGCCCTGGCGGGCGAGAGCGCAGGTGCGAACCTGGCCGCGAGCGCTGCAGTTTCGCTGAAGGTGCTGGGTGTCAATCTCAGCGGACTACTGCTGATCGTGCCGGCGCCCGATCTCGCGGCGCTGGCTGCGCTTCCCTGCGTTACCGGCGACTATCCGATGCTCTCGACGCATGATCTCCATGCGATCCTGGGAAAGGCGCTGCCTGCCGAAGTCGGCGCGGCCGAACGTTTTCCGATTTCTGCCGCACGAGCTGCCAATCTCGCGTCGATGCCGCCTACGGTAATTGGCTTGGCCGGCCACTGCCCCACCCTCCAGATCGGTGAAGCGTTTGCAGAGCGCCTCGTGGACGCAGGCAATGTCGTCAAGGTTCACCGCTTTGCGAACCTGTTCCATCCCTTTTTCGCATTCGCAGCGATCTCTGAAGCTGCACGCGATGCTTCAGCGCAGCTCATCGTGGATTTTCGTCGAGTTGCATCGGAGCATCGAATTTGCCGGACTTAACGCAAGGGCTTTATCCAGAATGAAGATTGTTCGTTTTAGTGTCGCCGGCTCTCGCCCGCGGATCGGGTTGGTCAAAGGCGACGGGGTCGTCGATCTTGCATTCGCCGGAGTTCATTTCGACAGTGTGCGCCAGATTATCGAGTCCGGCGAGGCAGCGCTTGAGCGACTGAAGAATGTTCATGAAACCGCCGCCCCTGGACTGGCTCTCGCTGCTGTAACGTTGCTCGCGCCGATCGAACGTCCCGGGAAGTATCTCGCCATCGGCATGAACTATCAGAAGCACCTCGAGGAAGCGGACAGGCTCGGGGTCGCCCGGAGAGCTTACCAGACGTGGTTCAACAAACAGACGAGTTGCCTTGCGGGGCCGTTCGACAAGATCGAACCGGGTGTGACCGAGAAGCTCGACTATGAAGTGGAACTGGGCCTCGTGATTGGCCGGTCGGCCAAGGGTGTAAGCGAAGCTGACGCGCTTGATCACGTTTTCGGGTACTTCGTTGCCAACGATGTTTCCGCTCGCGATTGGCAAATGCACACGCCGACATTCACGATGGGCAAGTCCTTTGACACCCACGGTCCGATCGGGCCGTGGATAGTGACCGCGGATGAGATAACGGATCCTCAGTCTCTCGATCTCAGGTGCCTGGTGAACGGCGAGGTTCGGCAGTCGAACAACACCAAGAACATGCTTCATCCCATTCGGGCGCAGATATCCTATCTTTCTACGGCGTTCACGCTTGAGCCGGGCGATCTCATCGCGACCGGAACGCCCGAGGGTGTGGGCGTCGGCATGGATCCGCAAAGTTTCCTGAAATCCGGAGACGTCGTGCGGTGCGAAGTAGAGGGCATCGGTGCAATCGAAAACGAAGTCGCCTGATTGCGAGTTTGCTCGCGAAAACGCGGGACGTTGAGAACCAGCTAGGTGGGAGAGGAAATATGCCCGTCCTGGGAATCCATTCGTATGCCCTGAGCATTCCGGATGTGGATGCCGGCATTGAATTCTATCGGTCGGCAGGCCTGATCGCGACGCAGGCTTACGGGTACGCTTCATTGCGCTGTCCTGACCAGGCGCGCGACTGCGTGACGCTCGTGGCGGCCGAAGGCGACAAGCGCATGCATCACGTCGCCCTTCGCGCCTCAGGGCTCGATGATATCGCCTGCAATGTGCCAAAGTATGGAGGGCGGATCATCAGTCCCCCTGACGGACCGTGGTCCGATGGCCTGTGGATCGAGGATCCGCACGGCATGGTAATTCGACTGGTCGAATGCCCGGCAGACCCTGATTCCGAAGCGGGTCTGCCGTTCGAAATCAACGCGCCAGGCCGGATCGTGCGTTCGGGTAAGTCTGCGATGCTCTCCGGCGATGCCTACGAGCCAGCGCGGCCGCTGAGGCTTGGCCATGTTCTCGTGTTCACGCCAGATGTCCTGGCGAGCGTTGAGTTCGTGACCCGCGCGCTAGGCATGAGGCTCGCCGATCGGGCACAAGACGTAATCGCATTCACGTGCGCCCGCCGAGATAGCGATCATCATGTCCTCGCGTTTGCCAAGTCACCTGGCATCGGCTTCCATCATGCAAGCTTCCAACTGGGCGATCCTGATGACGTGGGACGTGCAGGGAGGGCGCTGAGCGACAAGATCGCACGCGGAGACTGGGGCTTTGGGCGGCATACGATCGGCTCCAATTTCTTCCACTATATCAAGGATCCGTGGGGGAGCTGGTTCGAATACTATGCCGACATGGACTTCATCGAAGACCATGACCTCTGGCAGGCGACAAATTACGAGATGGCAGACAGCCTGGCCAACTGGGGTCCGGCGGTACCCTTCGATTTCGTCCATAACTACGAAGCCGAATAACCGGGCTGCGCCGCGAACGATTGCGTCCTTTTGTAAATCAGGGCCCCGCCTGACAACCAATTCAGACTGGAAACATAAATGGCAAAAGTCATCATCACGTGCGCCGTCACGGGATCGGTTCACGTCCCGAGCATGTCCGATGCGCTGCCGATAACGCCCGAGGAAATCGCAGCACAAGCGATCGCGGCGGCAGATGCAGGAGCCGCCGTACTCCATCTTCATGCGCGCGATCCGCTGGATGGTAGCCCAACTGGTGAGCCAGCGATCTATGAGCAGTTCCTGGGCGTCATCAAGCAGGCAACGGACGCGGTGATCAACATAACCACCGGCGGTGCGACGACCATGCCGGTGTCCAAGCGTCTCGAGGCTGCCGCCAAATTCAAGCCGGAGCTCTGTTCGTTGAACATGGGTTCCCTGAACTTCGCGTTCTTTCAAGCTGCCGATCGCATCAAGACCTGGAAACATGATTGGGAGGAGAGCTACGTTCGCGGCTCGGACGACTACATCTTCCGCAACACATTTCGAGACATTGAGCACATCCTCGAGACGATGAATGATGCTGGCACACGCTTCGAGCACGAATGCTACGACGTGGGACATCTGTACAATCTTGCGCATTTCCTGGACCGTGGTCTCATCCACGAAGGCTTCTTCGTACAGATGGTATTCGGTGTATTGGGCGGCATCGGCGGCGATCTCGAAAACCTCGGAATCATGAAACAGACGGCGGATCGTTTGTTCGGCCGCAATGCCTACCAGTGGTCAGTCTTGGCCGCGGGCAGACACCAGATGCCGTTTCTGACACAAGCGGCTCTCATGGGAGGTCACGTTCGGGTAGGGCTGGAGGACAGCCTGTTCATCGAACGCGGGGTACTTGCCGCGTCAAACGCGCAGCAGGTCGAGAAAATTGTCCGAATTCTCGCGGAAATGGGTCACGAGCCAGCAACCCCTGCGGAAGCTCGCAGCATTTTGGGGCTCAAAGGCGCCGAGAAAGTCCAATTCTAAGCACAAGCTCCCATTGTCGGGGGCGAAGCGGCAGCAGGACCGACCGATGCTGGCTACGCGTAGGCTGACAGGCAATGTCGGTTTTGCGCAGCACAATGGCCCAGGCATGGCAGGCGCGAACCATCATCGTTTCTGGCGGCGAAGATAGCCCAGATCTTCAGGTGCGGCGCGCCGATCTCCCAAGAAGCCGGGAAGGCCGGACGACACTGAGAAGTCTGTTCTGACCGAAGTTGCCCGACCCAGATCCGGTGCGCCGAAAGGCGCTCTCCTACACGTCCGGTTTCAGGTTCCATCCGGTAATCTCGGCGCCGATCGCATGTCTGGTCGCGGAAGATTTGCCGCGACCAGACGTCTGCCGATAGCCCTCGGCCGGGTCGAGTTAGCGGAACCGCCAGCCCACTCGGGCGCCGTAGGTTCGCGGCGGTGCGTAGCTGCCAAAGATTGCGGAAGGGGGGACTACGAAGCCTGCACCGAGCTGTCTGACATCGGTGATGTTATCCATATAGAGTTCGGCGAACCACTTCTCGTCTCCCGTCTCATAGCGGACACTGCCGC encodes:
- a CDS encoding amidohydrolase family protein; the protein is MAERTIIRGATIVSMDPTIGDFPRGDILVEHGKIRAIGSDLGPMDAQVLDADGMIAMPGFVDTHRHIWQSCMRYSCVDCSAQAYFEDMLFTRGGGYTPEDVRIGTLMGTLSAIESGITTLLDWSHIQNSPEHTDASIAALRESGMRAVFAHGWPLVEPAAWMVESDRAHPQDIARLRRDYFASDDGLVTLAMAARGPEMASSSVWKADLELARSLGIRSTIHMGAFPFNGEKSAIAEMQRAGALGEDLTFVHCNCSSDEELTMMADHGITVSLGINVEMNAQGIGDIPLDRLLARGIRPSLSGDTEACGCGDMFTQMRGALGHYRSWMGGGHSREKNAPATLASRDVLEFATIEGARANGLLSKVGTLAVGKSADIILINARHLNLFPMSEPVATVVAGAHPGNVDTVMVEGRILKRGGELVGFDLDGIRQQAAASQERILGRGVDA
- a CDS encoding LysR family transcriptional regulator is translated as MHFNGFDLNLLVALDALLTERNVTRAAARLHITQPAMSNALQRLRQRLDDPILERSGRELKLTPVAEALVRPLQDLLSRTEQLIGLTDGFDPSTATRTFRIAMSDYCAAVFMPLLVQKLSVSAPHIRCEAEALNDQSFERLTARNLDFCVTAQDLFLMGASADGSKVRRADLFRDSYVTATSPEHPAVKHGMDEATYLAYPHVSYRSGSGVRSLEDQAKSTLGLDTKIGAVTSVLVAMPLLVAGTDYIATFPARITQVIGGARGFVLHECPVEIPELVETLLWNTMSDMDRGHVWMRNAIVETAQILQNSKSSEAA
- a CDS encoding TonB-dependent receptor domain-containing protein, with product MTTGMVTGNANAGVRQDSNLRRFASAIDPRYIARNDVVELNLEWDFAAGLKLSSLTSYVKDYSSAKQDADSFIPNLGYNNTALSPGGVFVDPQLGATTFNQSYQKVDNRNRQWTQELRIQSDFDGPINFNVGGIYLDYKTTQDFILASTAFTARSEQLNAQGANIYIDPNPDPDGSGHNYLFNRTPYRLKAKAAFGEVYWDATDNLRVTGGLRYTDDDKTSDVIPVALFTPGSGLVTTEVQHARFKELTGRFNVEWNPEISFTDKSMFYASYAKGYKGGGFNPASSVSVGGVQPTYAPEFVNAYEIGTKNTLAGGSVILNLTGFYYDYVDYQVSKVVALTVANENIDATIKGIEFETIVQPVHGLRLNANVGLLDTSIKKGSTSIDLLNRTQGDPSLTFVKNGNGTGCVANTNGIAGLLGGINAGAIPSAALLGVCSGAFASQGIVVSDGIPVDLKGKELPDAPNWTVSLGAEYRYDVNDDWSLTLRGDYYRQGKSYARIYNAEIDRLKGWDNINLSFVAASEKQDFSAQLFVRNLANKTVITSTTTNTELFGMTSQLYLNEPRTYGISLTKSF
- a CDS encoding FAD-dependent monooxygenase; amino-acid sequence: MTVAAEVAAVGHSVVVLERRTDVVESRAGTLLPRVLELFDTRGVAERFIRKAREIRHWPFNPYHIWAGLQPVDWRLIESRYPFTLLVPQNYTEEVLQEWAREGGADIRMGHEVTSIEMHTNGVTIGARTPSGEAVTVAARYVVGADGARSTVRKSLEVPFEGHGPTFTGIIADAIMDFPFEGGLKMVGNELGWGSCFPFGKRIVRFSIVHAEGRSTPRDVPVTLDEFKRCITDIYGSDLGCEGLAWASRYTDQMRIVPSLRKGRAFLVGESARIHYPASGVGMNFCIQDAFNLGWKLSHVLSGYAAPELLDTYNEERMAVAQELLQSVKRQCAVQFDFSEEGMAYKRDLEARFLPLPEMNRKVGLELNGIGVPYPRSADAHPTVGLRAKDLDLVLLDGTASRVYEQLHARQFVLLDLTGVSITKGLDHLPASVRVVEAKGVRLPADERDLQAILIRPDGYVAWASDARPTVQEMREAIGAATFAAELV
- a CDS encoding alpha/beta hydrolase fold domain-containing protein, with the protein product MTPLDPQLAEIAEAAAKAGPSLLTMDVSEARAIFSNIASHSPRFEFAGMQVDDRLIAGSGGDLAVRIYRPAEIAGQATTVFLHGGGYILGGLDEMDNEARFLAEQSSSVVVSVDYRLAPEHRLPAAHSDAVTAVQWARAHAEELGGSAACVALAGESAGANLAASAAVSLKVLGVNLSGLLLIVPAPDLAALAALPCVTGDYPMLSTHDLHAILGKALPAEVGAAERFPISAARAANLASMPPTVIGLAGHCPTLQIGEAFAERLVDAGNVVKVHRFANLFHPFFAFAAISEAARDASAQLIVDFRRVASEHRICRT
- a CDS encoding TonB-dependent receptor; translated protein: MMKSRFLISVAAFAVLPFNPAAAQSTGASNPSGATAQATGEEAVQPPQAEGLQDIVVTAQRRSESLQRAAIAVTSVGGDELRAASVVSPVQLTAIVPALQIAPSNGSFNFYLRGVGNVNGNPLSESAIAFNYAGVYIGRPASTAGFFYDIERVEVLKGPQGTLYGRNATGGAINVIPKAPTNSLEGSFSLELGNYDTVNAQGAFNIPVSEGVALRVAGFTARHDGYMHDGTDDQDDAGGRVQLRIEPADNLKINILADYVHQGGTGAGSTPVALGLGNRDGLSSDAGQAFYESVPNTLGGRNFYGIPRVQYQNNTFYGVAATIDWKTSLGTLTLLPSYRHSKIDTQNSTVGFLITEKDSTKEKSLEARFASDQARSLKVLIGGYYYDADTDVPLFLVNNQFDYTRQTYKTGTTSLAAFGRVTYDVTPTFRLNGGLRYTHEKKYLDGTDLILDRICLAGMGGCPDAEPFAFGDTSAPDVTIVDGAVIPQMRSDGTLQVGTLIDVKRKAKFERVTWRAGMEWDAGPNSLLYASYETGFKSGGFFFTHDEGVYKPENIKAWTIGSKNRFLSNRLQVNLEGFWWTYANQQISHVALDSAGSAVLPTENIGKATIRGVEGEIRFLATRNTLLSADLQYLDAKYNDFVYSVPDFGAPPSTTCPSTLSGVNYSVDCSGRRPPQAPKWTVNLSAEQTIDLTNEGRVVLSGRMHYQSKTLTSLEFLPEEEQKAYATFDAAATYHAPANRYFVTAFVNNLTNRTVMAGSFLPPFSTTSFAVGILRPPRTYGVRLGFDF